The DNA segment GCCAGCTGCCAGTTTTCCCCATAGCACCTTTTTTAGGATAAGAAATACTTGTTACAACATCGTATTTCTTCATTTGATCACCTGAACTAAATCATAGGCATCCTTGGTAGCAACAACGTTTTTTTCACTGAGTTCCCCAACCCATTTACCCTTGACGACTTCCTGGATAGATTTTAACGTTACTTTATCTAGTATCTTCGGTACAGCACCAAGAATCGGTGTGTTCACAACCGGTATACCACCTACTCTAATATCGTGTTTTATTGCTATGCCTGTGGCATCTACTGTGGCTACGTTGTATTGTTTATGGAAATCAAAATCCTCTGGTTTTTTACGTGTGTTTATCAGTATTTTTCCATCTGTTTTCAAGCCTTTTAAAACATCTACCACTTCCATTATGCTCTCGTCTAACACTATAACTATATCTGGGTTGTATATCTCGCTTCTAAGATGAACCTCCTCGTTTGATATACGTGCGAATGCCCTAACTGGTGCACCACGGCGTTCTGCACCAAAAAATGGGAATGCTTGGACCCCTTTGTTTCCATCTTTAAGTGCCGCTGAGACTAGTAGGTTTGCTGCTGTGACCGCTCCCTGGCCGCCCCTACCATGAAAAACTATTTCAACCAATGATTTTGCTGACATCGGTAACTACCTTCCCCATGCTCGGAATATAAACGATACATATAACTGTTTTGTATCTGTAATATAAAATGATATAGATACCATTTTCTCAGAAGGATGAAACCTATATCTTCGCTGTGAATACCTCACGTTTTATCTTATACGAATATAAATCCTATTTTTCAACCGTCTTTTTATTTCCTAATAAGATTATTACGACTCCTATGACTAAAA comes from the Candidatus Thermoplasmatota archaeon genome and includes:
- a CDS encoding 2-oxoacid:acceptor oxidoreductase family protein, producing MVEIVFHGRGGQGAVTAANLLVSAALKDGNKGVQAFPFFGAERRGAPVRAFARISNEEVHLRSEIYNPDIVIVLDESIMEVVDVLKGLKTDGKILINTRKKPEDFDFHKQYNVATVDATGIAIKHDIRVGGIPVVNTPILGAVPKILDKVTLKSIQEVVKGKWVGELSEKNVVATKDAYDLVQVIK